CTGGCAGCAAAAAGTAGGTGTTATCCAGAATATTTTCAAAACTCACAAAAAAACGCACATCCGCCACATTAAAATAGCCGTAAAGATGGAGCAAAAAAACGGGCTGGCGCACACGAAAAGCCGACCACGGAGATGTGCCGGCCACATTAAATTCCGTTCGTCCCAAAAACCGAAAGAAAAGCTTCACCGTGGCGTCAAGATCATTTTGAAAAAAAAGATGATGAAAACTCAAACTTCCCCAGGAATCAACCGGCGGTACAGCGGATAACATTTCTGCCTGCCGCCCATTGGTCAAATGTACATTGGCTCCGCCGGCCAGTGTCCAATAGTTCAAGAAGGCCGCATGTCCCCACAAACTGGCGTTTCCGGCTACGATCTTTCCGGCACTTTCAACAACCACCGGAACCTCCAGCCATTGGACACCGGATAACAGCACCGAAACAGCCGCTGATTTTCTTGCTACAAGAGGCAATACCATGCCCTCCTGGAAGTTTGTGCGCGGGCGTTCGATTTCCTGCTTTGGAAATTGCCCCAAAAGTGGTAAAAAGTTTAGCCAGGCCCGATGGTAACTGCTGGAATCCCGAAAAACCGGCGCCAGAAAACCACCGGTCTGGTGGGTAAACCTCGCAAAAAAATCGGGAGACGGTCTTCCGTCTTTTCGAATATGAAAACCGATCTGTTGAGCTGAAAACCGGCTATTCCCCCCGCTCAGATTTAAGGCGACCGCTCCCTGCCAATCCTTAAAAAGCGGAAATCGGTCACTAATGAAACCGGACATCCGAATCACATGTTGTACGCTATTTTTGTATGCCAAACGCGTCAAGTGAAAACCGGGAATCAGTAAAATACGATGCCTTTTCCAGCGGAGGGCTCCCTGCCATTGAAATTGCCCGGTCCATTCGTCATCCCGGCGGTGGGAAAACGGTGATCGGTTGGTCCACTCTTCACGCAGATAGCGCACCTGCCACAACAGAGCCTGACTAAAATGGTAGGTGATTGGAGAAAACAGCTTCCCCTGAAGCCGTGTCTCCCCCACCTTTCTCTTCAACCCGGGGTAACTCGGGCTGCCAAAAACCCCTTGCGGCCCGGGGAAACCGGCCTCTCCGGTGTAAGCGCCGTAGGAAAGAAAAAGGTTTTTTCCAGACGAAAAAAACTTCTCTACCTCGCCTGTTTCGGTTTGAAAATGATAGGGTGAATTCGGTGTGTATCCGCCGTACGTTCCAAGTCCGCCGATGCCCTGAAGCCAGAGCCCCGGCCGGACCTGCTTTGTGAACAGAGCAAAAACTTCATCCCGGCCA
The Calditrichota bacterium genome window above contains:
- a CDS encoding putative porin, yielding MTARRIAVCLVVFCLTTVPVRAQDSDSLHAAAVPSDSLQAPYWTVTDSTLLFSPHGNTAEILKEAPGVIYLSPGGYGQPGVLLSGAGDLQGMPVCWNNFSTRSYLIPFFDAQRLPWPKIQTLSLTTASIAGLGSNFALNLHPIFARHDRPFSRVSYSTKDFGRDEVFALFTKQVRPGLWLQGIGGLGTYGGYTPNSPYHFQTETGEVEKFFSSGKNLFLSYGAYTGEAGFPGPQGVFGSPSYPGLKRKVGETRLQGKLFSPITYHFSQALLWQVRYLREEWTNRSPFSHRRDDEWTGQFQWQGALRWKRHRILLIPGFHLTRLAYKNSVQHVIRMSGFISDRFPLFKDWQGAVALNLSGGNSRFSAQQIGFHIRKDGRPSPDFFARFTHQTGGFLAPVFRDSSSYHRAWLNFLPLLGQFPKQEIERPRTNFQEGMVLPLVARKSAAVSVLLSGVQWLEVPVVVESAGKIVAGNASLWGHAAFLNYWTLAGGANVHLTNGRQAEMLSAVPPVDSWGSLSFHHLFFQNDLDATVKLFFRFLGRTEFNVAGTSPWSAFRVRQPVFLLHLYGYFNVADVRFFVSFENILDNTYFLLPGYPAPGRTFRYGLVWDFWN